A window from Candidatus Korarchaeota archaeon NZ13-K encodes these proteins:
- a CDS encoding ATP-binding cassette domain-containing protein produces the protein MIEIRGLSVRLPEFEIRELSLEVGDGEYLVIMGPSGAGKTLLLKCLLGIVRPSGGRIIVDGRDVTEEPPELRGFSYVPQD, from the coding sequence GTGATAGAGATCAGGGGACTGAGCGTCAGGCTACCTGAATTCGAGATCAGGGAACTGAGCCTCGAGGTGGGCGATGGGGAGTACCTGGTGATAATGGGCCCCTCAGGGGCCGGGAAGACGCTCCTGCTCAAGTGCCTGCTCGGCATAGTGAGGCCGAGCGGCGGGAGGATAATCGTGGACGGAAGGGACGTGACTGAGGAGCCTCCGGAGCTCAGGGGATTCAGCTACGTCCCCCAGGAC